From a region of the Syngnathus scovelli strain Florida chromosome 19, RoL_Ssco_1.2, whole genome shotgun sequence genome:
- the ube2g2 gene encoding ubiquitin-conjugating enzyme E2 G2 isoform X1 has protein sequence MAGTALKRLMAEYKQLTLNPPEGIVAGPANEENFFEWEALIMGPQDTCFEGGVFPAVLTFPSDYPLSPPKMRFTCDMFHPNIYPDGRVCISILHAPGDDPMGYESSAERWSPVQSVEKILLSVVSMLAEPNDESGANVDASKMWREDRDHFYKLAQKIVRKSLGL, from the exons ATGGCGGGCACCGCACTCAAGAGACTCATGGCCGAATACAAAC AGCTGACCCTCAACCCACCGGAGGGAATCGTGGCAG GTCCCGCCAACGAGGAGAACTTTTTTGAGTGGGAGGCGCTCATCAT GGGTCCGCAGGACACGTGCTTCGAAGGCGGCGTCTTCCCGGCCGTGCTTACCTTCCCCTCTGATTACCCGCTCAGCCCCCCAAAGATGAGGTTCACCTGCGACATGTTTCACCCCAACA TCTACCCTGATGGGCGGGTCTGCATCTCCATCTTGCATGCTCCCGGCGACGACCCCATGGGCTACGAGAGCAGTGCTGAGAGGTGGAGTCCCGTGCAGAGCGTGGAGAAGATCCTCCTCTCCGTAGTTAGCATGCTAGCAG AGCCCAATGACGAAAGCGGCGCCAACGTGGATGCCTCGAAAATGTGGCGGGAAGATCGGGACCACTTTTACAAACTGGCTCAGAAGATCGTACGCAAGTCCCTCGGCCTTTAG
- the ube2g2 gene encoding ubiquitin-conjugating enzyme E2 G2 isoform X2: MDAPAKKRPANEENFFEWEALIMGPQDTCFEGGVFPAVLTFPSDYPLSPPKMRFTCDMFHPNIYPDGRVCISILHAPGDDPMGYESSAERWSPVQSVEKILLSVVSMLAEPNDESGANVDASKMWREDRDHFYKLAQKIVRKSLGL; encoded by the exons ATGGACGCTCCTGCTAAAAAAC GTCCCGCCAACGAGGAGAACTTTTTTGAGTGGGAGGCGCTCATCAT GGGTCCGCAGGACACGTGCTTCGAAGGCGGCGTCTTCCCGGCCGTGCTTACCTTCCCCTCTGATTACCCGCTCAGCCCCCCAAAGATGAGGTTCACCTGCGACATGTTTCACCCCAACA TCTACCCTGATGGGCGGGTCTGCATCTCCATCTTGCATGCTCCCGGCGACGACCCCATGGGCTACGAGAGCAGTGCTGAGAGGTGGAGTCCCGTGCAGAGCGTGGAGAAGATCCTCCTCTCCGTAGTTAGCATGCTAGCAG AGCCCAATGACGAAAGCGGCGCCAACGTGGATGCCTCGAAAATGTGGCGGGAAGATCGGGACCACTTTTACAAACTGGCTCAGAAGATCGTACGCAAGTCCCTCGGCCTTTAG
- the ube2g2 gene encoding ubiquitin-conjugating enzyme E2 G2 isoform X3 has translation MGPQDTCFEGGVFPAVLTFPSDYPLSPPKMRFTCDMFHPNIYPDGRVCISILHAPGDDPMGYESSAERWSPVQSVEKILLSVVSMLAEPNDESGANVDASKMWREDRDHFYKLAQKIVRKSLGL, from the exons AT GGGTCCGCAGGACACGTGCTTCGAAGGCGGCGTCTTCCCGGCCGTGCTTACCTTCCCCTCTGATTACCCGCTCAGCCCCCCAAAGATGAGGTTCACCTGCGACATGTTTCACCCCAACA TCTACCCTGATGGGCGGGTCTGCATCTCCATCTTGCATGCTCCCGGCGACGACCCCATGGGCTACGAGAGCAGTGCTGAGAGGTGGAGTCCCGTGCAGAGCGTGGAGAAGATCCTCCTCTCCGTAGTTAGCATGCTAGCAG AGCCCAATGACGAAAGCGGCGCCAACGTGGATGCCTCGAAAATGTGGCGGGAAGATCGGGACCACTTTTACAAACTGGCTCAGAAGATCGTACGCAAGTCCCTCGGCCTTTAG
- the ube2g2 gene encoding ubiquitin-conjugating enzyme E2 G2 isoform X4 has product MRFTCDMFHPNIYPDGRVCISILHAPGDDPMGYESSAERWSPVQSVEKILLSVVSMLAEPNDESGANVDASKMWREDRDHFYKLAQKIVRKSLGL; this is encoded by the exons ATGAGGTTCACCTGCGACATGTTTCACCCCAACA TCTACCCTGATGGGCGGGTCTGCATCTCCATCTTGCATGCTCCCGGCGACGACCCCATGGGCTACGAGAGCAGTGCTGAGAGGTGGAGTCCCGTGCAGAGCGTGGAGAAGATCCTCCTCTCCGTAGTTAGCATGCTAGCAG AGCCCAATGACGAAAGCGGCGCCAACGTGGATGCCTCGAAAATGTGGCGGGAAGATCGGGACCACTTTTACAAACTGGCTCAGAAGATCGTACGCAAGTCCCTCGGCCTTTAG